The Pirellulales bacterium genome includes the window CCGCGGGAAGAGCCGGCCCAAATGGATGCGGGCCGGAGCCAAAGCGCCTCTGCCATTCCGCGCGGCACTCGGATCCTCGTGGTCGACGACAACCGTGACGCCGCCGATAGCCTGGCGATGACGCTCCGGTTCTTAGGGGGCGAAGTGCGCGTCGTCTACGATGGGCCGGCGGCGCTGGAAAACCTCGCCAGTTTCCGGCCGGCCGTCGCCCTGATCGACATCGGCATGCCGGGGATGGACGGCCACGCGGTCGCGCGGCGAATCCGAAGCCATCCGGAGTTTCGCGATTTGCCGTTGGTGGCGATCACCGGCTGGGGACAGGCCGAAGACCTCGCCCGGTCGAAGTCAGCCGGATTCGATCACCATTTGGTCAAGCCGGTCGGGCTGGACGCCTTGCAGTTGTTGTTGACATCGCTGGAAGGCCGTCCCGAGGCGCGGCGGTGCGAAGATTCTCCCTCGGCTGGACTTCGATGAGCTAGCCGCTGCGCGCGCCTTGTAGCGGAATTCGCGAATGGCGGACCGCTTTACCGCTAAACTCGATCCGGACAAGGCACGGACGACGAGTCGGCGACGGCATGATTTCGGTCACAAGAGAGGGCGGTCTCAAGACGGGGTCGGCGCCGCGCCTTCGCGGCGATCCTCGACAGTCGCCGGAAGGGCGGCGCCGACGCCCCGTCTTGCGACCGCTCCTACTCTGACTGATAGTAGAGCGCCGCTGGCAGCAAGAGAATGAGAAGCCGCGTCTTTTTTATGAGGTTTTTCACCGCCCTACGAGGAGCGATGCTCGGCGCGATAATGGCTCGGCGGCTGATGAAAGTGCCGCTTGAAGACGACGCTCAGGTACTCGACGTACTTGAAACCGGCGCGGTCGGCGATCGCCGCGAGCGACAGGTCGGTTTCCTCCAGAAGTTGTCTAACCCGCTGCAATTGCACGCGAAGGATCTCTTCATGCGGCGTGTGTCCGAGCATTCGCTTGAATCGGCTTTCCAAGATCCGCCGCGATATGGGCACGATCTTGAGCACGTCCTCGACCTTGATGCCGTCGCAGGCGTGATCGCGGATAAAGCGCACGGCGGACGAGACTTCGGCATCCGCGGTGGCCAGCACGTCGGTCGACTGCCGAGTGACGATCCCGGTCGGCTTGATCCGGCACAAGCCGCCGGCCACCTTCCGCCCGGCCATCAATTGATCCAGCAGCTCGGCCGCCTCGAAACCGGTGCGATGCGTGTCGGGCGCGACGCTTGTCAGCGGCGGATCGGTGAGATTGCAAAGCAGATCGTCATTGTCCACTCCGACCACGGCCAGCTCGTCGGGGACTTTGACCCCGCCGCGGCGGCACACATCGAGCACCTGCCGTCCGCGAATGTCGTAGCAGGCCATCATGCCGCAGGGCTTCGGAAGATGCCGCAGCCACGCCATGAGTTCCTTTTCTTCCTGCTCCCAGGAGGCCGCCGCGGCACGTCTGCGATCGGCGTGTGGATAAACGGCGAGCGAGCAGCCCGCTTCTCGAGCCATCTCCCCAAACCACAACGCGCGCTCGACGGACCACTGAAACCGGTCGTCGCCGCAATAGGCCAGGTTGCGGAAGCCGCGCTCGAACAGATGCTCGAACGCCAACCGCGTGATCGCCTCGTTGTCGGTTTCGATGCAGGGCAGCTCCGGCATGAGCCTGGCGGCGCTGACATCGACCGCTGGCGCTCCCGTCTCGCGCACCGCCTTGGCGATCCGCGAATTCTCGATCCGCGCGATGATCCCATCGCCGTGCCACGATTTCAGCCAGTTCGGGGGCGCATCGCCGCGCCCTTGTTCCGGCAAATAGATCGACCACGGCCGATGCTCGCGAAGATAGGCATACACGCCGCGAAGCAAGCCGCGGGCATAGGAGTTCGAGGTTTCGATCAGCAGGGCGACGTGCGGGCGTTTGGCCATGTGTTTGCACTGCGGCGTTGCCTTCGGGCGCGAATACGTTCACCGTGATCGGCGGCCGCTGCGCACCTTGGCATCGAAAACAAACGGCGCGCCGTCGCCGTGTTCTAAGAGCCTATCCGAGAACCGCCGGGGACTGTCCCCCTTTTGCGCAGTCCGCGGAGCAAAACGGGGACTGTCCCCTTTGCCCAGACGGTTCTCGGATAGGCTCTAAGTCTGCGCAGGGCGATGCGGTGCGTCAATCGGACGAGCGGATTTGACCTGCCCCGCGAACCGCTTCTCTCAAAATTATCTCAAGCGGACGGCAATTTCCGTTGGAAACCTCCTCCGGTTTCGCGGTTGACTTGAAAGAGGCATGGCTGTCCATCTCCATTGGAACCAAGGCGGATGATGCCGTTAAAAAACTCATCTTAAGAAACGTAAAAACTCATCGACTTTAATCGAATGCGGGACTACAGTCAGCGTTGTTGATCGGATCGCGTCAGTCCGGGATGCAATCGCGCACCGGCTGTCACGCTTTGTCGGGCGTTCTGTCAGTTCGTTGGTCGCGGTCTTTCTGCTCGTTCGTCTGGTCTGCGTTTCTCGGATCAATTGGTTCTCTTTCCCTGGGTAGACCCATGCTCACTAGCGCGCGGCGTCCAGTTTTCCAACACTTCTACGTTCCGCTGAATTCGCGTCTGATCGTTGTTCTGGCCTCGTGTATTTGCACTTGTATTCTGCTTTCCCAGACGCAACCCGCAAGTGCGCAAGTCAATTATCTTTGGAATGTCGCCGGCCCGGCCGATTGGAATACCGCGGCGAATTGGAATCCGGCGACCGTGCCTGCCAACCCCGGCGCGCTCACCGCGACCAACGGGGCCTACGCTCACATCGGCAATGGCGGCATTGCTCAAATCACCTCCACCGCGGGCACAACGCCCACGATCGATAACCTGCTTTTTGATGGGACTTCGGCCGGCGAAGTCGATCAATCCAGCGATACGTTGACGCTGACGGGGATGGATGCCTTGGCGGTGCCCGTCGGTCCCGGGGAATTGCGAATGGGTGTTACCGGCCAGGCCGACAAGTACAAACTGGGCAGCATTGCCGGCGTCGGCGGCACCGGCAGCATCTCCGCGATCGAGATCCATGTCGGTGAAGCCGGGGGCGGGACCGCGCCCGCCAGCACATTCACCCAAGGGAACGCCGCAAGCGACACCTCGAACGTCACTACCACCGGCCGGCTGTATATCGGCGGCGCTGATGCGACGACGCCCGCCGTCGCGGCGGGCGGGCATGGCGTATATAACCTCAACGAAGGCACTCTAACCGTCGGCAGTGCCGCCGGAGGCGCGGCCGGCGGCGCCGCTGGCGCCGGAGGCAGCGCGTTTATCGGGTACAACGGCAACTCCGTCGGCGTCTTGAACATCAGCAACACCGGCGACTTGGAAGTCTCTGCCGGCGATTTCCATATTGGCGATACGGCCAACGCGACGGGCACGGTGAACCAATCCGGCGGCACCGCGAATATCGAGACCGGCAACGGCAACTGGTTGTTCGTCGGTCAAAACGGCGGCACCGGCACTTACAACTTGAGCGGCGGAGCGCTGAGTTCGCCCTTCAACCCCAGCAACGGCTCCATCAATGCCGCCTGGCAAGTCGTCGGCGAAGGCGCCAGCACGGGCACGGGTGCGCACGGTTCCACCGGCATGTTCAAACAAACCGGCGGAACGAACAATGTCGGAGGTCGGTTGTATATCGGTGCAGCCGGTGGCACCGGCACTTACGCTCTCAGCGCCGGAACGCTGACGGTTGGGAATAACTATAACGGGAGCTTATTCGTTGGCGACAGTGTCAGCACCGGCGGGCCCGCCATCGCTGGCAGTGTCGGCACTCTGACGATTTCCGGCACGGGAGACCTGGAAATACCCACCAACGGCGACGCCCACGTGGCCAACGGCGCTGGGTCGGTCGGCGTAATCAACCAAACTGGCGGCACGTTCAATGGTCCGATCGGCGGTAGCTGGATGTTCGTAGGCGACGGCGGAAATGGCACCTACAACTTGAGCGGCGGAACGATGAACGTGGGCGCGCGCATGGTCAATGCCCGCGGCGCCACATCCCACGGCACATTCAATATCACCGGCACCGCCTCGCTGACCACCGGCAGCGACCTGGACGTGGATAACGGCGGAGTCGGCGTATTCAACCAGTCGGCAGGCACTACCGTCAATACCGGTGGCGGCTGGCTCTTCGCCGGCACAAGCGGTAATGCCGGTGCGAGCGGCACGTACAACATGATGGGTGGCTCGCTCACCACGGGCCGAATCGTGATCGGTTCCAACACGAGCAGTGGCAACAATAATGGAACCGGGCATTTCATCCAAACGGGCGGCACCGTCACCAGCCATAACGACGTGTCGCTGGGGGATGGCAACGGCGCGACCGGCGACTACACGATTAGCGGTCCGGCCGGCGGGCCGAATGCAGTCACTCTAGTCGCCAGTACCCAGGTTGAGAACGCTAACGGTGGACAGGGGCTTTTGCTGGGCTGGGGCGCCACGGGCACCATGAACCAGAACGGCGGGCTCGTGACAGCCACGACAGCCGCCGCCGGGGTAGAGGGGGTTGGGTTCAATGGCGCGAATTCCAATGCCGGCCACGGAACCTACAACCTATCTGGCGGAATCTTGAATACGGCCGCCGTCTACAAGATTAACGTGAACGGCACCGGCACGTTCAATTTCAATGGCGGGATTCTGCAAGTCGCGGCTCCTACGGGGAACCGCCCGATCTTCATGGGCCCGGGCAATCCAAATCTGGCGGACGGAACGCCGGTGCCGGCCTTGACGGCCGCCAATATCAAAGTCGGCGGCGCGATCATCGACACCAACGGCTACAACCCCACCATCTCCCAAGTCTTATCCCACGATTCCACTTTGGGTCCGGCGGTTAGCAATCCGCCGGTTCCGCCCGCGGGACTCGACGGCGGCCTGACGCTCGCCGACTCGAGCGGCATACCGGTGACGGCCAATACTCCGACCGGCAGCAGCATCAATTCCGTGGCCGGCAGCCTCGCGCTCACCGGC containing:
- a CDS encoding response regulator, translating into PREEPAQMDAGRSQSASAIPRGTRILVVDDNRDAADSLAMTLRFLGGEVRVVYDGPAALENLASFRPAVALIDIGMPGMDGHAVARRIRSHPEFRDLPLVAITGWGQAEDLARSKSAGFDHHLVKPVGLDALQLLLTSLEGRPEARRCEDSPSAGLR
- a CDS encoding DNA-binding transcriptional regulator, with the translated sequence MAKRPHVALLIETSNSYARGLLRGVYAYLREHRPWSIYLPEQGRGDAPPNWLKSWHGDGIIARIENSRIAKAVRETGAPAVDVSAARLMPELPCIETDNEAITRLAFEHLFERGFRNLAYCGDDRFQWSVERALWFGEMAREAGCSLAVYPHADRRRAAAASWEQEEKELMAWLRHLPKPCGMMACYDIRGRQVLDVCRRGGVKVPDELAVVGVDNDDLLCNLTDPPLTSVAPDTHRTGFEAAELLDQLMAGRKVAGGLCRIKPTGIVTRQSTDVLATADAEVSSAVRFIRDHACDGIKVEDVLKIVPISRRILESRFKRMLGHTPHEEILRVQLQRVRQLLEETDLSLAAIADRAGFKYVEYLSVVFKRHFHQPPSHYRAEHRSS